One Littorina saxatilis isolate snail1 linkage group LG12, US_GU_Lsax_2.0, whole genome shotgun sequence genomic region harbors:
- the LOC138983281 gene encoding uncharacterized protein, translating into MLPRESPKQTKMMLWWKVLLGVVITVVILFITTVHCETVRSTHFTVCRGRKKTHDVIGSVSVTSRLQCVSECASQVSCRSCSYCTVGESKTCTLSTDQQSSCTTWATLDSQCSMFLMVDVCQNGGVYDKQTSACVCVQGWQGTLCQTAPTTTTPTATTTTTVPTPTTTSTIATTTTIAASNECVTGDTACAGVGASKEHSGVTYCCPSGSIKTSTINGAFTCSCP; encoded by the exons ATGCTGCCGAGGGAGAGCCCGAAACAAACGAAAATGATGCTATGGTGGAAAGTACTGCTCGGCGTTGTCATCACCGTAGTCATACTATTTATCACCACAGTGCACTGTGAAACTGTCAGGAGTACTCATTTCACCGTTTGCCGAGGGAGAAAAAAGACCCATGACGTCATCGGTAGCGTCAGTGTGACGTCAAGGCTGCAGTGCGTCAGTGAGTGCGCATCACAAGTGTCGTGTCGCTCATGCTCGTACTGCACTGTGGGAGAATCCAAGACCTGTACGTTGTCCACTGACCAGCAGTCCTCCTGCACTACATGGGCCACTTTGGATAGCCAGTGCTCCATGTTCCTGATG GTGGACGTATGTCAGAATGGCGGTGTCTATGACAAGCAAAcatctgcctgtgtgtgtgtccagggATGGCAAGGCACGCTCTGTCAAACag CTCCAACTACTACGACGCctacggcaacaacaacaacaactgtaccaacaccaacaactacctCTACGATTGCGACCACAACCACTATAGCAGCCAGTAATG AATGCGTAACTGGTGACACTGCGTGCGCAGGAGTGGGTGCCTCAAAGGAGCACAGTGGTGTTACATACTGCTGTCCTTCTGGCAGCATTAAGACCAGCACTATCAACGGAGCCTTCACTTGCTCCTGTCCCTGA